One region of Roseovarius faecimaris genomic DNA includes:
- a CDS encoding prephenate/arogenate dehydrogenase family protein, giving the protein MTQIYDRVALIGLGLIASSMFWAMKRGGLAGEVTGFARSAETRNVAREIGLCDRVCESAAEAVEGADLVVLCVPVGVMGAVAAEIAPALKPGATVSDVGSVKRAVIDAVAPHLPDHVDFVPAHPLAGTEHSGPRSGFAELFDYRFTLIVPQEGADRAAVERLTALWQGMGALTEEMEADHHDLVLAVTSHAPHLIAYTMVGVADDLRRVTDSEVIKYSAAGFRDFTRIAASDPTMWRDVFLNNKDATLEILGRFTEELFALQRAIRMEDGDHLHAYFTRTRAIRRGIIEAGQDTDAPDFGRVKKGG; this is encoded by the coding sequence ATGACACAGATTTACGACCGCGTGGCGCTGATCGGGCTGGGGCTGATCGCGTCGTCGATGTTCTGGGCGATGAAGCGCGGGGGGCTGGCCGGCGAGGTGACCGGATTTGCCCGCTCTGCCGAGACCCGCAATGTGGCGCGCGAAATCGGCCTGTGCGACCGGGTCTGCGAAAGCGCGGCCGAAGCGGTTGAGGGGGCGGACCTTGTGGTGCTCTGTGTCCCGGTGGGGGTCATGGGTGCTGTGGCGGCCGAGATTGCGCCTGCCCTCAAGCCCGGCGCGACCGTCTCCGACGTGGGCTCGGTCAAGCGCGCGGTGATCGACGCGGTGGCGCCGCATCTGCCGGATCATGTGGATTTCGTGCCCGCCCATCCGCTGGCAGGAACCGAGCATTCCGGGCCGCGTTCGGGTTTTGCCGAACTGTTTGACTACCGCTTTACCCTGATTGTCCCCCAGGAGGGGGCGGATCGTGCGGCGGTGGAGCGGCTGACCGCGCTGTGGCAGGGCATGGGTGCCCTGACCGAGGAAATGGAGGCCGATCACCACGATCTGGTGCTGGCTGTCACCTCTCACGCGCCGCATCTCATCGCCTACACGATGGTGGGCGTGGCCGACGATCTGCGCCGCGTCACTGACAGTGAAGTGATCAAATACTCTGCCGCCGGCTTTCGCGACTTTACCCGCATCGCAGCCAGCGATCCGACCATGTGGCGCGATGTGTTCCTGAACAACAAGGACGCGACCCTGGAAATCCTCGGGCGCTTCACCGAAGAGCTGTTTGCCCTGCAACGCGCCATTCGCATGGAGGATGGCGACCACCTGCATGCCTATTTCACGCGGACACGGGCCATTCGCCGTGGTATCATCGAGGCCGGGCAGGACACGGATGCGCCCGATTTTGGACGTGTGAAAAAGGGCGGTTGA
- a CDS encoding extensin family protein: MPAIKGEVIGDVPGQGGCGVENAVRVTSVSGITLSQASTMNCKTAKALNSWVSGSAMPTIGKKGGGLSSLKVAAHYVCRTRNHKRGARLSEHARGNAIDISAFQLANGDALTVSDDWGGGKRGRIMKQLHASACGPFGTVLGPKSDRYHQNHFHLDTASYRGGPYCK; encoded by the coding sequence GTGCCTGCGATCAAGGGTGAAGTGATCGGTGACGTGCCGGGCCAGGGGGGCTGTGGGGTCGAGAATGCGGTCCGCGTGACCTCGGTCAGCGGGATCACGCTCAGCCAGGCGTCGACGATGAATTGCAAGACGGCCAAGGCGCTGAACAGCTGGGTGAGCGGATCGGCGATGCCGACGATCGGGAAGAAAGGCGGTGGGCTGAGTTCGCTCAAGGTTGCGGCGCATTACGTTTGCCGAACCCGCAATCACAAGCGGGGTGCACGTTTGTCAGAACATGCCAGAGGCAATGCGATTGATATATCCGCATTTCAATTGGCCAATGGCGATGCATTGACGGTGAGCGACGATTGGGGCGGCGGCAAACGGGGGCGCATCATGAAGCAGTTGCACGCGTCGGCCTGCGGTCCGTTCGGGACGGTTCTGGGTCCGAAATCGGATCGGTACCATCAAAATCACTTCCATCTGGATACCGCGAGTTATCGCGGCGGCCCTTACTGCAAGTAA
- a CDS encoding DUF2125 domain-containing protein: MRVLLAVILLATLGWSGYWYMASSGVQAGLARWLDERRAEGWVAETSEITVQGYPNRIDTTLSDIELADPATGLAWSAKFLQILALSYRPNHVIAIWPPAQQLATPYDRFELASTDMRASLILMPNSELTLERLTLTADDLAITREDANHSAELTRLTLAAERVAVDPEPNYRLGLAADGFAPALRWRTQIDPRGTLPETLDALTVDMTVTFDAPWDRFAIERARPQPRKIKLRLAEARWGQLELLVAGDLSVDEAGMPTGRLTVKARNWRDILDLGVASGAVPEGLAGSLRDGLGLLSQLAGNPNTLDLPLEFARGRVFLGPVPIGPAPVLRLR, encoded by the coding sequence ATGCGTGTGCTCCTGGCGGTGATCCTGCTGGCGACCCTGGGTTGGTCGGGCTACTGGTATATGGCTTCAAGCGGGGTGCAGGCGGGGCTCGCACGCTGGCTTGACGAGCGCCGCGCCGAAGGATGGGTGGCCGAAACCTCCGAGATCACGGTGCAGGGGTACCCAAACCGGATCGATACCACGCTCAGCGATATCGAGCTGGCCGACCCGGCCACCGGGCTTGCCTGGTCGGCGAAATTCCTTCAGATCCTGGCGCTGAGCTACCGGCCCAATCATGTGATCGCCATATGGCCCCCCGCACAACAGCTGGCCACACCCTATGACCGGTTCGAGCTGGCCAGCACCGATATGCGCGCGAGCCTGATCCTGATGCCGAATTCCGAGTTGACGCTGGAACGGCTGACACTGACCGCGGATGATCTGGCCATTACCCGGGAAGACGCCAATCACAGTGCTGAGCTGACCAGGCTCACCCTCGCGGCAGAGCGCGTTGCGGTCGATCCGGAGCCAAACTACCGGCTGGGGCTCGCCGCCGACGGGTTCGCGCCCGCCCTGCGCTGGCGCACGCAAATCGACCCGCGCGGGACTTTGCCCGAAACGCTGGATGCGCTCACTGTCGATATGACCGTCACCTTCGATGCGCCCTGGGACCGTTTCGCGATCGAGCGCGCCCGCCCGCAGCCGCGCAAGATCAAGCTGCGGCTGGCGGAGGCGCGCTGGGGGCAACTGGAGCTTTTGGTCGCCGGTGATCTGAGCGTGGATGAGGCGGGCATGCCGACAGGCCGCCTGACCGTAAAGGCCCGTAACTGGCGCGACATCCTCGATCTGGGCGTGGCGTCCGGGGCAGTGCCTGAGGGGCTGGCAGGATCGCTGCGCGATGGTCTGGGGCTCTTGTCGCAACTGGCGGGAAACCCGAATACGCTCGACCTGCCGCTTGAGTTCGCCCGGGGCCGGGTGTTCCTCGGACCCGTGCCGATAGGGCCAGCCCCGGTGTTGCGCCTGCGGTGA
- a CDS encoding gamma-glutamylcyclotransferase, translating into MTMWVFGYGSLVWNPGFEVAERVLATLPGYARSFCMRSIHHRGTEENPGLVLALDECVKSRCDGVALGVADHAREDVLAYLRERELISSAYLEKMLQVTLRDGRQVEAVTYVVDADHVQYCGGLDLEEQARIIARAHGGRGPNTEYLYNTASHLAELGIDDPDLNWLTRRVKSLEE; encoded by the coding sequence ATGACGATGTGGGTCTTCGGCTACGGCTCTTTGGTGTGGAACCCCGGTTTTGAGGTGGCAGAGCGTGTGCTGGCCACCTTGCCGGGCTATGCGCGCAGCTTCTGCATGCGCTCGATTCACCATCGCGGCACCGAGGAAAACCCGGGCCTGGTGCTGGCTCTGGATGAATGCGTCAAGTCGCGTTGCGACGGGGTCGCGCTGGGCGTGGCCGACCACGCGCGCGAGGACGTGCTGGCCTATCTGCGCGAGCGTGAGCTGATCTCCTCGGCCTATCTGGAAAAGATGCTGCAGGTCACGCTTCGTGACGGGCGGCAGGTCGAGGCGGTCACCTATGTGGTCGATGCCGATCATGTGCAATATTGCGGCGGGCTCGATCTGGAAGAACAGGCGCGGATCATAGCGCGCGCCCATGGCGGGCGCGGGCCCAACACCGAATACCTTTACAACACCGCGTCGCATCTGGCGGAGCTGGGTATCGACGATCCCGATCTCAACTGGCTGACCCGGCGGGTGAAGTCGCTGGAAGAGTGA
- a CDS encoding biopolymer transporter ExbB, producing MDQPDREVEPQFSHPVRQIVLMLIVLGLTGAGAFLALPRVLPVFQANPWLNGFILFVFVIGVVACFWQVFQLFASIRWIEGFAAQTPGHDQIAAPQLLAPLATLLRQRGKRMQIASTSARSILDSVAQRIDEAREITRYIVNMLIFLGLLGTFYGLATTVPAVVDTIRSLAPQEGEGGVEVFNRLMTGLEAQLGGMGVAFASSLLGLAGSLVVGLLELFAGHGQNRFYRELEEWMSTITRVGFSSGDGDGSGEGAMVAGVLDHMAEQMDSLQQMLTQSDVSRAMVDEKLGVLADSIERLTHRMGEANPVNAALLRVAEGQERLLDKLDRDPVGDAGLDAESRMRLRSIDVQMLRILEEISAGRQETMTELRTDLNALSKIFSQIANAQRGRTPRREPPKEG from the coding sequence ATGGACCAGCCGGACCGCGAGGTCGAGCCGCAGTTTTCCCACCCTGTCCGCCAGATCGTGCTGATGCTGATCGTGCTGGGGCTGACGGGTGCGGGCGCTTTCCTGGCGCTTCCGCGCGTGTTGCCGGTGTTTCAGGCCAATCCGTGGCTCAACGGGTTCATCCTGTTTGTCTTTGTGATTGGCGTGGTCGCCTGTTTCTGGCAGGTCTTTCAGCTTTTTGCCTCGATCCGCTGGATCGAAGGATTTGCCGCACAGACCCCGGGCCATGATCAGATTGCGGCCCCGCAACTGCTGGCCCCCCTCGCCACGTTGCTGAGGCAGCGCGGCAAGCGGATGCAGATTGCCTCGACCTCGGCGCGGTCCATCCTCGATTCCGTTGCTCAACGGATCGACGAGGCGCGGGAGATTACCCGCTATATCGTCAACATGCTGATTTTTCTTGGCCTTCTCGGCACGTTCTATGGCCTCGCCACGACCGTTCCCGCCGTGGTCGACACGATCCGCAGCCTGGCCCCGCAAGAGGGCGAAGGCGGCGTGGAAGTGTTCAACCGGCTGATGACCGGGCTGGAGGCGCAGCTGGGCGGCATGGGCGTGGCCTTTGCCTCGTCGCTTCTGGGGCTGGCGGGCTCGCTTGTCGTGGGCCTGCTGGAACTTTTTGCGGGGCACGGGCAGAACCGGTTTTACCGCGAGCTTGAGGAATGGATGTCGACCATCACCCGCGTTGGTTTCTCGTCGGGCGATGGTGATGGCAGCGGCGAGGGGGCCATGGTCGCAGGCGTGCTTGACCATATGGCCGAGCAGATGGACAGCCTGCAACAGATGCTCACCCAGTCGGATGTGAGCCGCGCCATGGTGGATGAAAAGCTGGGCGTTCTGGCCGACAGCATCGAGCGGTTGACCCACCGCATGGGCGAGGCGAACCCGGTGAACGCAGCCCTCCTGCGGGTGGCCGAAGGGCAGGAACGGCTATTGGACAAACTTGACCGCGACCCGGTGGGCGATGCCGGGCTCGATGCGGAAAGCCGCATGCGCCTGCGCTCGATCGATGTGCAGATGTTGCGCATTCTTGAGGAAATCAGTGCCGGGCGACAGGAAACCATGACCGAGCTGCGCACCGACCTGAACGCGCTCAGCAAAATCTTCAGCCAGATCGCCAACGCCCAGAGAGGCCGCACGCCCCGCCGCGAGCCCCCGAAAGAGGGCTAG
- a CDS encoding peptidoglycan -binding protein → MALSRRTGTRFQASIWPGFVDAMTGLLLVLMFVLTIFMVVQFVLRETISGQESKLDALSAEVAALAEALGLEQDRSASLNQRVGELTATLGDARDAQAQQAALIAALTAERDAQAGRIASFEEQVASLLAERDAALGDVADLEGRNAELLSEQEALNLALAGLRDEIDAQTEVARLAAARREALEALIADLRRDNAEGQAAVAALETQLSEEEAARLAEAAAAEALREKLQSADAELTAMTLALEEQRREAEETLALLAAARAAGEDLNAQLAAALLAREDADNTITALRSDLESALEGQGATTATLTETQSALSETQTTLTETQAALAEVQAELAAARNRIAELLAANQSLETANLSAEEVRDQLAATLAAKLAAEQSADAALTEAEERAALLAQARAALADQSEIASEAQAQQELLNQQVAALRTQLGQLQALLDDAKVREAATEVQLQSLGNELNTALARVAAEERRRAQLEEEKRKLLEQEKANLEKFRSEFFGRLRDVLGAQEGVRIVGDRFVFSSEVLFPPGEANLSEAGQREIAKVANILGNVAGDIPPEINWVLQVDGHTDNVPVIQGARFADNWELSQARALSVVRFMVESLGIPPGRLSANGFGEYQPINRADTPEARAQNRRIELKFTEK, encoded by the coding sequence ATGGCCCTGTCCCGACGCACCGGCACACGGTTTCAGGCCTCGATCTGGCCGGGGTTCGTGGATGCGATGACGGGTCTCCTGCTGGTGCTGATGTTCGTTCTGACCATCTTCATGGTGGTGCAGTTTGTCCTGCGCGAAACGATCTCGGGTCAGGAAAGCAAGCTCGATGCGCTCTCCGCCGAGGTGGCGGCCCTGGCCGAGGCGCTGGGTCTGGAACAGGACCGCTCTGCCTCGTTGAATCAAAGGGTGGGTGAGTTGACCGCGACCCTTGGGGATGCACGGGACGCGCAGGCCCAGCAGGCGGCGCTGATTGCGGCGCTCACCGCCGAGCGCGATGCACAGGCAGGCCGGATCGCCAGTTTCGAGGAACAGGTGGCCAGTCTGCTCGCAGAGCGTGACGCGGCCCTGGGCGATGTGGCCGATCTGGAAGGGCGCAATGCCGAGCTTTTGTCCGAGCAGGAGGCGCTGAACCTCGCATTGGCGGGGCTGCGCGATGAGATTGACGCCCAGACAGAAGTGGCGCGACTGGCGGCGGCGCGTCGCGAAGCGCTTGAGGCTCTGATCGCCGATCTGCGCCGCGACAATGCCGAAGGACAAGCCGCCGTGGCGGCGCTGGAAACGCAGCTCAGCGAAGAGGAGGCCGCCCGGCTGGCCGAAGCCGCAGCCGCCGAGGCGCTGCGCGAAAAACTTCAAAGCGCCGATGCAGAGCTGACCGCAATGACGCTGGCCCTCGAAGAGCAGCGCCGCGAGGCCGAGGAAACGCTGGCGCTTCTGGCGGCCGCCCGTGCAGCCGGGGAGGACCTCAACGCGCAGCTTGCCGCGGCGCTTCTGGCCCGTGAGGACGCCGACAACACGATCACCGCGTTACGCAGTGATCTGGAGTCGGCGCTCGAAGGGCAGGGCGCGACGACAGCGACCCTGACCGAAACGCAATCGGCCCTGTCCGAGACCCAAACGACCCTGACCGAAACCCAGGCCGCGCTTGCCGAGGTCCAGGCCGAGTTGGCGGCTGCCAGGAACCGTATTGCCGAGCTTCTGGCGGCGAACCAGTCGCTTGAGACGGCAAATCTGAGTGCCGAAGAAGTGCGCGACCAGCTTGCGGCGACCCTCGCGGCCAAGCTTGCGGCGGAGCAATCCGCCGATGCGGCCCTGACCGAGGCCGAAGAGCGCGCCGCATTGCTGGCTCAGGCGCGGGCGGCGCTGGCGGATCAGTCCGAAATCGCTTCGGAGGCGCAGGCCCAGCAGGAATTGCTCAATCAACAGGTGGCCGCCCTGCGCACCCAGCTTGGCCAGCTTCAGGCGCTTCTGGATGATGCCAAGGTGCGCGAGGCCGCCACCGAGGTGCAGTTGCAAAGCCTGGGCAATGAACTCAACACCGCGCTCGCCCGTGTGGCCGCCGAAGAGCGCCGCCGCGCGCAGTTGGAAGAAGAAAAGCGCAAGCTGCTGGAGCAGGAAAAGGCCAATCTGGAGAAATTCCGTTCCGAGTTTTTTGGCCGGTTGCGCGATGTCCTGGGCGCGCAGGAGGGTGTTCGGATCGTGGGCGACCGGTTTGTGTTCTCCTCCGAAGTGCTGTTCCCCCCCGGAGAGGCGAACCTGTCAGAGGCGGGCCAGCGCGAGATCGCCAAGGTGGCGAATATTCTCGGCAATGTCGCAGGAGATATCCCGCCCGAGATCAACTGGGTCCTGCAAGTCGATGGTCATACCGACAATGTCCCGGTGATCCAGGGCGCGCGTTTTGCCGACAATTGGGAACTGAGCCAGGCCCGTGCTCTCTCGGTCGTGCGTTTCATGGTCGAGAGCTTGGGCATCCCGCCGGGCAGGCTCTCGGCCAATGGGTTCGGAGAGTATCAGCCGATTAACCGCGCCGACACGCCCGAAGCGCGGGCGCAGAACCGGCGGATCGAGCTGAAATTCACTGAGAAGTAA
- a CDS encoding M23 family metallopeptidase yields the protein MRAPLFIAALAMTTQAAPAGPPELVWPLDCVQGQTCYIEDYVDADPGPGQADYTCGLKSRDGHRGTDIVLRDFAMISAGVAVRAAAPGVVSAMRDGMEDVAVTAETRAEISKQGCGNAVRIDHGDGWQTLYCHLKKGSVAVRSGDRVDAGQQIGLVGLSGLTNIPHLHIGVLRDGVVIDPFAPEHTTRCGAPDGPGLWAETPIYHQTGFITAGMATGVPSFDAVKSGAARADTAHPSEPLVLYGHFHHAQTGDVLTLSADGPEGEIFSHSEVLKSPNASQFKAFGRKAPPGGWPEGAYRGIARLTRAGELIAWRHADIEVTSQ from the coding sequence ATGCGCGCACCTCTTTTCATTGCCGCATTGGCGATGACGACACAGGCGGCCCCTGCCGGGCCGCCTGAACTCGTTTGGCCACTCGACTGTGTGCAGGGGCAGACCTGCTATATCGAGGATTATGTCGATGCCGACCCGGGGCCGGGTCAGGCAGATTACACCTGCGGGCTCAAATCCCGCGATGGGCATCGCGGCACGGATATCGTGCTAAGGGATTTCGCCATGATCAGCGCGGGCGTGGCCGTGCGGGCGGCAGCACCCGGCGTGGTGTCGGCCATGCGCGACGGGATGGAGGATGTCGCCGTCACCGCCGAGACCCGTGCCGAGATCAGCAAGCAGGGCTGCGGCAATGCTGTACGAATTGATCACGGCGATGGCTGGCAAACGCTCTATTGCCATTTGAAAAAGGGCTCTGTCGCGGTGCGCAGCGGAGACAGGGTCGACGCGGGTCAGCAGATCGGCCTGGTGGGTCTGAGCGGGCTGACGAATATCCCTCATCTGCATATCGGGGTGCTCAGGGATGGCGTGGTGATCGACCCGTTCGCGCCCGAGCACACCACCCGATGCGGCGCCCCCGATGGCCCCGGTCTCTGGGCCGAAACGCCGATCTATCATCAAACCGGGTTTATCACCGCCGGGATGGCCACGGGCGTGCCCAGCTTCGACGCGGTCAAATCAGGTGCGGCGCGGGCCGATACGGCGCACCCGTCCGAGCCGCTGGTGCTATATGGCCATTTCCATCACGCCCAAACAGGAGATGTGCTGACCCTGTCCGCTGACGGGCCGGAGGGCGAGATATTCTCGCATAGCGAGGTTCTGAAATCCCCAAACGCCTCGCAGTTCAAGGCGTTTGGGCGCAAAGCCCCGCCCGGAGGCTGGCCCGAAGGTGCGTATCGCGGGATCGCGCGCCTGACGCGCGCGGGCGAACTGATCGCCTGGCGGCATGCGGATATCGAGGTTACTTCTCAGTGA
- the clpA gene encoding ATP-dependent Clp protease ATP-binding subunit ClpA, with the protein MPSFSNTLEQAIHAALALANARQHEFATLEHLLLALVDEPDASRVMKACNVDTEELRNTLVEFIDDDLANLVTDIEGSEAVPTAAFQRVIQRAAIHVQSSGRTEVTGANVLVAIFAERESNAAYFLQEQDMTRYDAVNFIAHGVAKNPAFGESRPVTGTNEEESAANSGQDSDAIEAGESALAKYCVDLNEKSRSGDIDPLIGRDEEVERCIQVLCRRRKNNPLLVGDPGVGKTAIAEGLAHKIVQGETPQVLSKTTIFSLDMGALLAGTRYRGDFEERLKAVVTELEDHPDAVLFIDEIHTVIGAGATSGGAMDASNLLKPALQGGKLRCMGSTTFKEFRQHFEKDRALSRRFQKIDVVEPTVEDAVKILKGLKPYFEDHHSVKYTNDAIKSAVDLSARYINDRKLPDKAIDVIDEAGAAQHLVAASKRRKSIGTKEIEEVVAKIARIPPKNVSKDDAEVLKDLEKSLKRVVFGQDKAIESLASAIKLARAGLREPEKPIGNYLFAGPTGVGKTEVAKQLADTLGVELLRFDMSEYMEKHAVSRLIGAPPGYVGFDQGGLLTDGVDQHPHCVLLLDEIEKAHPDVFNILLQVMDHGNLTDHNGRTVNFRNVVLIMTSNAGAAEQAKSAIGFGRDRREGEDTAAIERTFTPEFRNRLDAVISFAPLPKDVILQVVEKFVLQLEAQLMDRNVTIELTRPAAEWLADKGYDDKMGARPLARVIQEHIKKPLAEELLFGKLAKGGLVKVGVKDGKIDLKLEGPERPRITGKKKPPLLTAD; encoded by the coding sequence GTGCCTTCATTCTCAAATACTCTCGAACAGGCAATTCATGCTGCTCTGGCGCTGGCCAATGCCCGCCAGCACGAGTTTGCAACGCTGGAGCATCTGCTTCTGGCGCTGGTGGACGAACCCGACGCAAGCCGGGTGATGAAGGCCTGCAATGTCGACACCGAAGAGCTGCGCAATACGCTGGTCGAGTTCATCGACGACGATCTCGCTAACCTGGTCACGGATATCGAAGGGTCCGAGGCAGTGCCGACGGCGGCCTTCCAGCGCGTGATCCAGCGCGCCGCGATCCATGTCCAGAGCTCGGGCCGCACAGAGGTGACGGGGGCCAATGTGCTGGTCGCCATCTTTGCGGAGCGTGAATCCAACGCCGCTTACTTCCTTCAGGAACAGGACATGACCCGCTATGACGCGGTGAATTTCATCGCCCACGGCGTGGCCAAGAACCCGGCCTTCGGCGAAAGCCGCCCGGTCACAGGCACCAACGAGGAAGAGAGCGCCGCGAACTCCGGTCAGGACAGCGATGCGATCGAAGCGGGCGAAAGTGCGCTGGCGAAATACTGCGTTGATCTCAATGAAAAATCCCGCTCCGGCGACATCGACCCGCTGATCGGGCGCGATGAGGAGGTGGAGCGCTGTATTCAGGTGCTGTGCCGCCGCCGCAAGAACAACCCGCTTCTGGTGGGCGATCCCGGTGTCGGCAAGACCGCCATCGCCGAGGGGCTCGCACACAAGATCGTGCAGGGCGAAACCCCGCAAGTGCTGTCGAAAACGACTATTTTCTCGCTCGATATGGGCGCGCTTCTGGCCGGAACCCGCTATCGCGGCGATTTCGAGGAGCGGCTGAAGGCCGTGGTGACCGAATTGGAAGATCACCCCGATGCGGTACTTTTTATTGACGAGATTCACACCGTCATTGGCGCCGGCGCCACCAGCGGCGGGGCGATGGATGCCTCCAACCTGCTCAAGCCCGCGCTGCAAGGTGGCAAACTGCGCTGCATGGGGTCGACCACGTTCAAGGAATTCCGCCAGCATTTCGAAAAGGACCGCGCGCTGTCCCGCCGGTTCCAGAAGATCGACGTGGTGGAGCCGACGGTCGAGGACGCGGTGAAGATCCTCAAGGGCCTCAAGCCCTATTTCGAAGATCATCACTCGGTCAAATACACCAATGACGCGATCAAATCCGCCGTGGACCTGTCCGCGCGCTATATCAATGACCGCAAGCTGCCCGACAAGGCCATCGACGTGATCGACGAGGCCGGTGCGGCACAGCATCTTGTGGCCGCCTCGAAGCGCCGCAAATCCATCGGCACCAAGGAGATCGAAGAGGTTGTGGCCAAGATCGCCCGCATTCCTCCGAAAAACGTCTCCAAGGACGATGCCGAGGTTCTCAAGGACCTGGAGAAATCGCTAAAACGGGTGGTCTTTGGTCAGGACAAGGCCATCGAAAGCCTCGCCAGCGCGATCAAGCTGGCGCGTGCGGGCCTGCGCGAGCCGGAAAAACCCATCGGCAACTATCTCTTTGCCGGGCCGACCGGCGTGGGCAAGACCGAGGTCGCCAAGCAATTGGCCGACACGCTGGGCGTGGAACTGCTGCGCTTCGATATGTCGGAATACATGGAGAAACATGCCGTTTCGCGTCTGATCGGCGCGCCTCCGGGCTATGTGGGGTTTGATCAGGGGGGCCTGCTGACCGATGGCGTGGACCAGCATCCGCATTGCGTGCTGCTGCTCGACGAGATCGAGAAGGCGCACCCGGATGTGTTCAACATCCTTCTGCAGGTGATGGATCACGGCAACCTGACCGACCATAACGGGCGCACGGTGAATTTCCGCAATGTCGTGCTGATCATGACCTCCAATGCGGGTGCCGCCGAACAGGCGAAATCGGCCATCGGCTTTGGCCGTGACCGCCGCGAGGGCGAGGATACCGCCGCCATCGAGCGGACGTTCACGCCGGAATTCCGCAACCGTCTGGATGCGGTGATCAGTTTCGCGCCGCTGCCGAAGGATGTGATCCTGCAGGTGGTCGAGAAGTTCGTGCTTCAGCTTGAGGCACAGCTGATGGACCGCAACGTGACCATTGAGTTGACCCGGCCCGCCGCCGAATGGCTGGCTGACAAGGGCTATGACGACAAGATGGGCGCGCGCCCGCTGGCCCGCGTCATCCAGGAGCATATCAAGAAGCCGCTGGCCGAAGAGTTGCTCTTTGGCAAGCTCGCCAAGGGTGGGCTGGTGAAAGTGGGCGTGAAGGACGGCAAGATCGACCTCAAGCTCGAAGGCCCCGAACGCCCGCGTATCACCGGCAAGAAAAAGCCTCCGCTGCTCACCGCGGATTGA
- the gloB gene encoding hydroxyacylglutathione hydrolase, whose protein sequence is MTLELVTIPCLSDNYAYLIHDAQSGETAAIDVPEAGPILQALENKGWTLSHILLTHHHYDHIDGVPELLAKAPARVIGAAADAHRLPTLDQAVSEGDTITVGGETGHVIDVSGHTVGHIAFHFPESRLVFTADSLMALGCGRLFEGTAAQMHGSLSKLAALPGDTIVCSGHEYTASNAKFALTIDPGNAQLISRADAVHEARARGEATVPSRLSDEMATNPFLRASDPDIQAGLGMQGADPVDVFAEIRARKDRF, encoded by the coding sequence ATGACGCTCGAACTCGTGACCATTCCCTGCCTGTCGGACAATTATGCCTACCTGATCCACGACGCGCAGAGTGGCGAGACCGCCGCGATCGACGTGCCCGAGGCAGGACCGATCCTGCAAGCCCTTGAAAACAAAGGGTGGACGCTGAGTCACATCCTGCTGACCCATCACCATTACGATCATATCGATGGCGTGCCGGAGCTGTTGGCGAAGGCCCCGGCCAGGGTCATCGGTGCGGCGGCGGATGCCCATCGCCTGCCCACGCTCGACCAGGCGGTGAGCGAAGGCGACACGATCACGGTCGGCGGCGAAACCGGGCATGTGATCGACGTGTCGGGCCATACCGTCGGCCATATCGCCTTTCATTTCCCCGAAAGCCGCCTTGTTTTCACCGCCGACAGCTTGATGGCCCTTGGATGCGGCCGGCTGTTCGAAGGCACCGCGGCGCAGATGCATGGCTCTCTGAGCAAACTCGCCGCCTTGCCTGGCGACACGATTGTTTGCTCGGGCCATGAATACACCGCAAGCAACGCCAAATTCGCGCTCACCATTGATCCTGGCAATGCGCAACTTATCTCTAGAGCAGACGCGGTGCATGAGGCCCGCGCCCGGGGAGAGGCCACCGTGCCTTCCCGCTTGTCAGACGAAATGGCCACAAATCCTTTCTTGCGCGCCTCCGATCCGGACATACAGGCCGGGCTGGGTATGCAAGGCGCTGATCCGGTTGACGTTTTCGCCGAAATCCGGGCCCGTAAGGACAGGTTCTGA